TggtattaattaatataaataattttaaataagaaaatttcATTTATTAACTCACCCACCCCTTAACGTATTTAGTATAATAATTGCTGAAAATTATACAAAATCTAAGCATAGAAATATAAAGTAAGAATATGGAAGACTAATGATACTCTTATAGATTCTACTAGTGATTATTAGATAAGGAGatgtataataattttttttattaatgggtaatttatattaaaaaaaaaacatgtgaaaatatggaataatatttatttttttgttatttatgattttttactCCCGAATCATGATGAATACATTATTGTGCTTCTAATTTTTTCCAGCCATTAAAAATTACTCATGAACTATTCACAGTGTTGTAAAATGAAACTTCTGTTAAGTTTTATCGTATATGATGGATTGCTAACTTTTCATTGCCATGTCAACACCAtgtatataatttaaaattaaaaaaaaatatttcttatcaaatattaaaattcaaaataattccaaaattccaaaaaatcttttttctattttaatttttaaaaaattaattttttaataaattcttaaaaaattaattaaataaaatttccaaatattaaaaaaataaactgaacctcatttaatttattttgtttggcaaaattaaattatttatttttaataatgatagaattaataaagtttaaattagattagtttaaattttgtaaaaaatatatattattttttatttttttttaatatttaaaaattttatttaattaatcttttaagaatttattcaaaaaacaattattcttttaagaatttaaaagaaaaaaaatattttttttgagtttttgaaatatttttaattttaatatttaataagaaatatatatttttaattttaaattatatatatggcGCTGACGTGGCAATGTCAAGTTAACAATTTGTTAGTCACGTAGGATAAAATTTAATAGAAGTCTCACTTTATAACACTCTAAATAGTTTGCGATTAATTTTTAACGACTAAAAAAAATCAGAGAGCACAataatatatttatcataattaatggacaaaaatcctaaatagccttattttttttataataacatGGAAAAAAATAAATTGCCAATAAAACTATAATTACCATTATAAAATTTCTCACTTTTCAGTTTTCACCTCCCGAAAACCTTAGCTACAAACTTACAATATTCAACTTAAACTACGTACCAAGACTTAGATTTCATCTTATGTCTATTACATGATTTAGATATGAAATCTTCTACCAATTAAGTTGACTTGTAACAATTGAATACAATTCACTGGATTGAATtggttattaattaattttatttccaACAAAAAACATGTTTAGACGTGTACAAACAAATCTAATCTAATCCAATGTAtacattattaataaaattttaaattacttattttatttagaCGTGCATTATTATGTTAATGTATTGAGAACATTAATTATGTCACCAAATGGGAAAAAAATGATGTATATAGTTGATCAaactatttatttattcaattttctaaATAATTCTATGTCCAACAATCTTTTATAGAATAGAAGGTTGTTGAATGGATTGGATTAGATTACATATCACATAAAATTGGATCACATTTATGACATCTAAATTTTAtaatttggcaaaaaaaaaatagatatcaaTTTATAAAATACTCGATAATTCAAAGTCCagacacaaaataaataaataaatgaataacaaCCTAACATTTCGATATGGTCTCTTTCAGTAAGTTGAATTAGCAGATTACTCATGTGTTGGTGAAACCCAAGCCTACTGATTATTTTAATTCTTTAGGACCACTAAGGTACTATCTTCAGGGACAATATTTTCTCCTTTCGATTTAATTTTCCACATGGAAATTAAATAACTATGATAATATTAATGATCCAACTcttatatctaatatatatatatatataccctttAATATCGCCGAATATAGTATATGGAATTTCAGTCGCAACaacatttgttttcttttttaaaattataGTAGAACGAAAAAATAACAATGTttacattaatataaacaaaaaggaaggCGACCCACATTATGTCTTTGGTCTCCTTGCATGGCCCATGAAAAAGTGGAATTTAAATGAATTTTCAATGACTCTTCACGTAACAGATCTATAATTTGAATATCATCAAAAGAAAATGAAAGTTGGCATATTCTCTAAGTTTATATTTGAACTCTTTTTTTAATATTTCTGGTAAGGAAAAAGGTAATATAGTTATGATTAAAgtttatatatgtttgtttatattattattattatataactaaCGGCAGAAGTGGCCAACCATATTCAAAGTTTTTCTTTGGTGGAAATTCACTTAGGAAGAAGTTGGCCAATATCTTTACCTTTACTCATTTAGGGTTGAAGTGCAGATTCAAATGAGGTTTAATtggattttttttcctttctctctttctcttttcctttctttttaaaaaaaaataaaaataaagaaagaaagtaAGTAATATGCATATGCAAGCATAAGCATAAAATCATGTGAGATTGCTTATGAGATGGATATTGCCAGCTCTTGTCTATAAATGCTGTTGAATTAATATTGATCAATTAACATGTGATTATATCCTTATAGTCATTTGGAAAAGAGATATTTTTTAATGTGAGtttcaaacatatttttattatttggtttGTTTTACTCTGACTATAGTGTAGTTGAAAGTTAATATAATTCGATCCCTTCACATAAAAATATTGTTATTTTTTGTTTCAATTATTTTCTTACAACTCAATGCTTTCACATATTTACTTCTTGTCAAGTCATAATCTAttcatataaaacaaataattagTAAAGTTAATAGTTAAGTAGATCAAATTGAATCCTAATGCAAAAGAACAAACTGCATGTGCGcgattattcttttttttttaaataaataaataagataactgaataaaattataattagctGTAAAAGTGCACATTTTATGTTCCTTTCTTTTATTATTGAAtttcaagcaaaaaaaaaatacttatatatttatagcaTAAGAAAGTAATAGCTAGAAAAATAGTAACCCTATATTCTCTCCCAAATCTTCATATGTGATCATAGTAGACAAGTGACATATGATTTCTTTcatgaaaagaaaaggaaaaaaagaaataaaaacaatCTGTCACTCTGTTAATAATTAATGTCCAGTTTTTATATCCTAATTAATTCCACCAACTCTCccttaaaaaatagaaaatatatcAGGAATATTTTGAATACCAACGTATAATTAGTAAAACTTGATTTTGCCCCCAAATTAATAAGTAAGAAAGAAATCTAATTACTTatcaatattattaaaaaaaatgtactCCCAACGCATGGTGAAACATTGATAATTGTACACAAAACCTCTTGCCGTAAGCCCTAATCcttcatttaaaattaaataataaaaaaaagtatgatattgacctatatatatatatatactaggtaaaagcaacgtgcaatgcacatttacttagttttaaagttgtaaacattgtatataattttaataaaaacgggTTCACTatctttttgaaaatatatatttttataatcgaATGAATTATATTTCtacattatatataaatatttatattaataatctttacatatatgaTATATAAACATAATGTTgccatagatatatatttacatgattacataatatatataatagaataatatttaaaaagaaattgataatagaaataaaataagaatagaaaaaatcatagtgtagacagtagtatatatgcatcaactatttttagattttaatatatctcgcaatgtcctttgatgaatttgatgaagaaaaaaaagctcCAATAACTTgataaaaacaaactatcacacaaatttataagataaaaaaaataatgtatatgtctttattatttttaaataaatatgatttaattatttaaattatcataaaatatcttattttaattaatttatttatttatttttgtctaagtttatatttgttctagtttttgagtGACAAcaaatgattatatattatatatttaatataatatcaagtttgattaaattttatttaagttataaaatatatgattttattatttttaaataattatcattgtaaaatatctcaaaaatatcttaatttaatttgtttaattatttatttatttaagtttaattcatatttacaatctactgttaaatataaaaatattctgttaaaattaactgaaaaaaattaaaaaaccgttaaaaccaagaatttccgttatctatacactttttatatagaatatataacgAAATTAACGAACggaaataaatgattaaaatgaTTCAAAATTGAGATAAAAAATAGATAAAACAAACGACGGGTATACGTATTCTagtaaaatatttaataaattttaaaagttttttttaattaaggaataaatttaaaaagttttaaattcACTAAAAAAACTTATTatcttaaatttaaaaaaaatattcactCTACGCTTACACAAAAATGAGAAATAGTGTATATTTTTTTGAAGGGTATATATTTTTGTTGGATATGTGTTTTGTCATATtatttttttggaccttgtgttttgacaaattattttttggactctatgttttgtaaaatgattaaaatagaactataaacccgattttggtcaatattttctcaactaaaatcacaaataatttaccaaactaataattcagaataaaaacaaaatcattctgcttaaaaattgtggtgttatattcaattttttcttcatcaaaattgagtttagggctctattttaactattttacaaaatataaagtccaaaaaataatttatcaaaacacagggtccaaacaactAATGAGATAAAACACACAAAGTgcaaaggtataaacccttttttgaaatgttttaaaaaaaaacttatcatatttttaaaaatatatatatatataccgtaCTCTAAACAAAATTTATGATGACTTTTTGAGATTTAATTAATCTCTGTTATAGCAGACAGCACCTTAAATTTCCAATTAATGATCTGATCTACTAACTAATTTTCCCTAATCcagagtttttcttttctttccctaaaatctttaataataataaataaataaacattttacAGGTTGGCTTAAATATTAAGCATTGACACACACGTAATACAGGGTCAGGGGAAGAGAAGCACGAgagtctttatgtttattataagAAAAGAAACGAAACAACGCAAAAGAAAACGAAGCTACAAACAAGTACCCACTGAAGTAGTGGTCGCAGAAGAAAGAAGATAGACCACCATATTAACCAAACAAGCTTCATCCATGGCAGAGCTCGACACTTCAGACGCACTAATGCCCAGAGTTCTAACGTTTCTCTCGTCTCTGCTGGAGCGAGTTGCCGAGTCAAACGACCTGAACCGGCGCTTCGACTCCCAAAAGATCTCCATCTTCCATGGCCTGACCCGACCCACCATCTCCATCCACAGCTACCTCCAGAGGATCTTCAAGTACGCCAATTGTAGCCCTTCTTGCTTCGTCGTGGCCTACGTTTATCTTGACCGCTTCACTCAGAGCCAGCCATTGTTGCCCATCAACTCCTTTAATGTCCATCGCTTGCTCATCACCAGCGTCATGGTCTCCGCCAAGTTCATGGACGATTTGTAAGTACCTTCCAAGCTCTTGCTTCTTTCGAATTTTTGCTTGATTGGGTTTTTGTTTACTTTGTTTCTATATATATGCTTGTTGAAAAGATATTGTTCTATGTCAAATTGTATTTGTTGAGTTTTCACTTATTTGATCTAATAAGATCTGATATACATTTTGAAATGGGATCTTCCCGTGTTTGTTTTAAATTTATGAACTTAATCTGCTAGTGATTTTAATGATCATTTTATTAGTggcattttttttcctttatgaGACTGAAATCATTTTACAAGGGATCAAAATCTCGAAGGCCCTATTTTTGGTTTCTTCGAGTGAAATTAGAACTGTCTAGTCACTCAAAATTAGAGAAAATGCTCTTTATCTATCAAGCAACATTAGTCATAATAATGACAGCAATGGTGAAATCAACCAGCACTGCCATGAAAATGAAGACTACCACATGTGAGAAGTGTCCTTTTTGGATTGTAGACAACTTCTCTGAGATGTAGTCTTGCTGTCTATGCCATGCCAATTAATTTTAAA
This genomic interval from Humulus lupulus chromosome 8, drHumLupu1.1, whole genome shotgun sequence contains the following:
- the LOC133793949 gene encoding cyclin-U4-1-like, with the protein product MAELDTSDALMPRVLTFLSSLLERVAESNDLNRRFDSQKISIFHGLTRPTISIHSYLQRIFKYANCSPSCFVVAYVYLDRFTQSQPLLPINSFNVHRLLITSVMVSAKFMDDLYYNNAYYAKVGGINTAEMNLLEVDFLFGLSFQLNVTPTTFHTYCSYLQNEMLLQSPLDTPKPIIKIHCCFNEDESTHQKELAV